In one window of Corallococcus macrosporus DNA:
- a CDS encoding MBL fold metallo-hydrolase codes for MRTQAPGYYRMMLGDFEVTALSDGTVPQTVREIATHTTPEQVTALLARDYLQDPVETSINAFLINTGRSLVLVDTGVGNLFGPDVGGRLVQSLRAAGYQPEQIDVVLLTHIHSDHSGGLMTGTSRAFPNAVLRVHAREAEYWLSPENLANAGDARSYFEQARAMVGPYQDARKLKTFGDRDFLLPGIRAVPTPGHTPGHSIYVVESRGQRLVLWGDLMHFGPVQLREPSVTVSYDVDSRAAAAQRARMFSEAAGRGDLVGLDHMPFPGLGRLAADGRGYRWVPANYTSAQRWQD; via the coding sequence GTGCGCACGCAGGCCCCTGGCTACTACCGGATGATGCTCGGCGACTTCGAGGTCACCGCGCTCTCCGACGGCACCGTGCCCCAGACCGTCCGCGAGATCGCGACGCACACGACGCCGGAGCAGGTGACGGCCCTGCTCGCGCGCGACTACCTCCAGGACCCGGTGGAGACGTCCATCAACGCCTTCCTCATCAACACCGGCAGGTCGCTCGTGCTCGTGGACACGGGCGTGGGGAACCTCTTCGGTCCTGACGTCGGCGGCCGGCTGGTGCAGAGCCTCCGCGCCGCGGGCTACCAGCCCGAGCAGATCGACGTGGTGCTGCTCACGCACATCCACTCCGACCACTCCGGCGGCCTCATGACGGGAACGAGCCGCGCGTTCCCCAACGCCGTCCTCCGGGTGCACGCCCGGGAGGCGGAGTACTGGCTCAGCCCGGAGAACCTGGCGAACGCCGGGGACGCGCGGAGCTACTTCGAGCAGGCGCGCGCGATGGTGGGGCCGTACCAGGACGCGAGGAAGCTGAAGACGTTCGGGGACCGGGACTTCCTCCTGCCGGGCATCCGGGCCGTGCCGACGCCGGGACACACTCCCGGGCACAGCATCTACGTCGTGGAGAGCCGGGGACAGCGGCTGGTCCTGTGGGGGGACCTCATGCACTTCGGCCCGGTCCAGCTGCGCGAGCCCTCGGTGACGGTCTCCTACGACGTGGACTCCCGCGCGGCCGCGGCCCAGCGCGCGCGGATGTTCTCGGAGGCCGCGGGGCGCGGCGACCTGGTGGGGCTGGACCACATGCCCTTCCCCGGGCTGGGGCGGCTCGCCGCGGATGGAAGGGGCTACCGGTGGGTCCCGGCCAATTACACCTCGGCCCAGCGGTGGCAGGACTGA
- a CDS encoding tRNA-uridine aminocarboxypropyltransferase, which produces MPPRAARPPRCPRCNLAKHLCLCAEVPRVETRTRFLFLQHVMEVSKRSNTGGVAALALANAKLLVHGAMAGTFDLEVLSEPGTWLLYPDGPTAPPDAPAPRQLVVLDANWSQARRMTQRLPELRALPRLVLPPPEPGMLKLREPSHPAGMSTLDAVARAVALLEGPEAAAPLARLAALRVQRIADCGTLN; this is translated from the coding sequence ATGCCTCCCCGCGCCGCCCGCCCACCCCGCTGTCCGCGTTGCAACCTCGCGAAGCATCTGTGCCTGTGCGCGGAGGTTCCCCGGGTGGAGACGCGCACCCGGTTCCTCTTCCTCCAGCACGTGATGGAGGTCTCGAAGCGCAGCAACACCGGGGGCGTGGCCGCGCTGGCGCTCGCGAACGCGAAGCTGCTCGTCCACGGTGCAATGGCCGGGACCTTCGACCTGGAGGTGCTCTCCGAGCCGGGGACCTGGCTGCTCTATCCCGATGGCCCCACCGCGCCACCGGATGCCCCCGCGCCACGGCAGCTGGTGGTGCTGGACGCGAACTGGTCGCAGGCCCGGCGGATGACCCAGCGGCTCCCCGAGCTGCGGGCACTCCCCCGGCTGGTGTTGCCGCCGCCGGAGCCCGGGATGCTCAAGCTCCGCGAGCCCTCGCACCCCGCCGGCATGTCCACCCTGGATGCCGTTGCCCGCGCGGTGGCCCTGCTCGAAGGGCCGGAGGCCGCGGCTCCCCTGGCGCGGCTGGCGGCGCTCCGCGTGCAGCGCATCGCCGACTGCGGGACGCTGAACTGA